The following are encoded together in the Pygocentrus nattereri isolate fPygNat1 chromosome 15, fPygNat1.pri, whole genome shotgun sequence genome:
- the atpaf1 gene encoding ATP synthase mitochondrial F1 complex assembly factor 1 translates to MSDGETMAAAVVQMACSYRGMLAVRNPGVRALIPGLVSSQLRAFSVTKEPELEENPYYSKYEEKIKKLRSSKPQEYKARLEKRSEIKKDPLGHSKQAEFIKLMDQEMDKRDKAAPGSFTKNKTLGSILNLDMVQDKSGTEIGELWMHYFSTKDTISAVIPGSTFEMMISRAKSCPMFLYALPRKEGYEFFMGQWAGQELHFTSLINVQTLGESAPSQLVLYHYSDLQKAKDIVLMTAEMDGKFITVHEAQCLANQVQLFYAAQRHETYQLVEAFNHRPAEFKHMSVIAELEQSGIGQGVTTK, encoded by the exons ATGAGCGACGGGGAGACGATGGCAGCGGCTGTGGTGCAGATGGCCTGCTCTTACCGCGGCATGTTAGCGGTGAGAAACCCGGGCGTCCGAGCGCTCATCCCCGGCCTGGTGTCCTCTCAGCTCCGGGCCTTTTCGGTTacaaaagaaccagagttggaGGAGAATCCGTATTACAGTAAATATGAAGAGAAGATTAAGAAGCTGCGGAG CTCAAAGCCTCAAGAATACAAAGCTCGTCTAGAAAAGCGCAGCGAGATAAAGAAGGATCCTCTTGgacattcaaaacaagctgaatTCATCAAACTCATGGATCAGGAG ATGGATAAACGAGACAAAGCAGCACCTGGAAGTTTTACTAAGAACAAG actTTAGGATCAATCCTCAACCTTGACATGGTTCAGGATAAGTCTGGCACTGAAATTGGAGAG CTTTGGATGCACTATTTCTCAACGAAAGACACGATCAGTGCTGTCATACCG gGGTCAACATTTGAGATGATGATCAGTCGAGCCAAGTCATGCCCAATG TTCTTGTATGCTCTGCCGAGGAAAGAGGGATACGAATTCTTTATGGGTCAGTGGGCTGGTCAGGAGCTACACTTCACTTCCCTTATCAACGTTCAG ACTTTAGGCGAAAGCGCTCCCAGCCAGCTGGTTCTGTACCACTACTCAGACCTACAGAAGGCCAAGGACATTGTGCTCATGACTGCTGAAATGGATGGAAAATTCATT acTGTTCATGAGGCTCAGTGCTTGGCCAATCAGGTGCAACTGTTCTATGCTGCACAGAGACATGAGACTTATCAGTTGGTGGAGGCGTTCAACCACAGACCAGCGGAGTTCAAGCACATGTCTGTGATAGCAGAGCTAGAGCAGAGCGGCATTGGACAAGGAGTCACCACAAAGTAA
- the rab3b gene encoding ras-related protein Rab-3B, translated as MAKADHRFGQRDGSDQNFDYMFKLLIIGNSSVGKTSFLFRYADDSFSNSFVSTVGIDFKVKTVYRNDKRVKLQIWDTAGQERYRTITTAYYRGAMGFILMYDITNEESFNAVQDWATQIKTYSWDNAQVILVGNKCDMDDERVIPSEKGKHLADQLGFEYYEASAKENINVRQVFERLVDIICVKMSERVDTDPSIVSGAKTTRLTDKPAQLPQNCC; from the exons ATGGCTAAAGCTGACCACCGTTTTGGCCAGAGAGATGGCTCAGACCAGAACTTTGACTACATGTTCAAGCTGCTCATCATTGGCAACAGCAGTGTGGGCAaaaccagctttttgttcagaTATGCAGACGATTCCTTCAGCAACTCCTTTGTCAGCACCGTTGGCATCGACTTCAAAGTGAAGACCGTCTACCGGAATGACAAGAGGGTCAAACTCCAAATTTGG GACACGGCAGGTCAGGAGCGCTACAGGACCATCACTACGGCCTATTACAGAGGAGCAATGGGCTTCATTCTCATGTATGACATCACCAATGAGGAgtcttttaatgcagtgcaggaCTG GGCAACCCAGATTAAGACCTACTCATGGGACAACGCTCAGGTTATTTTAGTGGGAAATAAATGTGACATGGATGATGAGAGAGTCATTCCTTCGGAGAAAGGCAAGCACTTGGCTGATCAGTTAG GGTTTGAGTACTATGAGGCAAGTGCCAAAGAGAACATCAATGTCAGGCAAGTGTTTGAGCGCTTGGTGGACATCATCTGCGTGAAGATGTCAGAGCGAGTGGACACAGACCCGTCCATAGTGTCGGGAGCCAAGACCACTCGGCTTACTGACAAACCCGCGCAACTACCTCAGAATTGCTGCTGA
- the nrd1b gene encoding nardilysin b produces the protein MPQKNKSKSSSGTVQAAGPDSGKPPPETEPRASLASRDQRVERAETELEDLQVIKSPSDPKKYRYIELSNGLRALLISDLSQTYCADNSEQPETDDDDNDDDTGDEEDEEDAEDDGHSSEEEELETEEESKDSDGSIEVRKTKKKGSSEKQSAAALCICVGSFSDPEDLPGLAHFLEHMVFMGSEKYPAENGFDAFLKKHGGSDNASTDCERTIFQFDVQRKYFREALDRWAQFFICPLMIEDAIEREVEAVDSEYQLARPSDSHRKEMLFGSLAKPNHPMSKFCWGNAQTLKHEPKLKKINTYVRLREFWRRYYAAHYMTLTIQSRETLDTLEEWVREIFIKVPNNGQPRPDFSNLQDPFDTPDFNKLYRVVPVRKIHALTISWALPPQGKHYRVKPLHYISWLIGHEGAGSILSMLRKRCWALALFGGNNETGFDQNTTYSIFSVSITLTDEGYQNFFQVVHLVFQYLKMLQKLGPQQRIYQEIQKIEANEFHYQEQTDPIEFVENICENMQLFPKEDFLCGDQLMFEYNPEVISRALALLTPERANLLLLSPEHEGHCMLKEKWFGTQYNVEDIPQEWSDLWAGDFPLNPDLLLPAENKFIATDFTLKTSDCPDTEFPVKIMDDSRGRLWFKKDKKFKIPKAYIRFNMLTPLIQESPENLVLFDIFVNILAHNLAEPAYDADVAQLEYKLVPGDHGLVIRLKGFNHKLPLLLNLIVDHLADFTAAPDVFSMFTEQLKKTYFNILIKPERLGKDVRLQILEHCRWSVIQKYQAIMKNLTMDDLMQFVTKFKAEMYVEGLVQGNFTSAESKEFLQYFVERLQFQPLKAEPPVLFRVVELPQKHHLCKVQSLNKSDANSEVTVYYQAGLKNLREHTMMELLVMHMEEPCFDFLRTKETLGYQVYPTCRNTSGVLGFSVTVETQATKFSTDFVENKIEEFLVNFGEKLTNLTDEAFQTQVTALIKLKECEDTHLGEEVDRNWFEVVTQQYVFDRLGKEIEALKQMTKAQLVSWFMQHRGAESRKLSVHVVGFGKEEKEQHGDDQTCLDPAEKTEDSTAKSSSYGEVSKLTFLPHSVSLTRANVITNIRAFTSSLTLHPYHKILS, from the exons ATGCCTCAGAAAAATAAGTCTAAGTCTTCCAGTGGAACCGTTCAAGCAGCTGGGCCTGACAGTGGCAAGCCACCGCCTGAAACTGAGCCACGGGCTTCGCTAGCCTCTAGAGACCAGAGGGTggagagagcagagacagaACTCGAGGACTTGCAAGTAATTAAATCTCCAAGTGACCCAAAGAAATACAG GTACATCGAGCTGAGCAATGGGCTAAGAGCACTGCTCATCTCAGACCTCAGCCAGACCTACTGTGCAGATAACTCTGAGCAACCAGAAACAGACGACGacgataatgatgatgatactggagatgaggaagatgaagaggatGCAGAAGATGACGGCCATAGTTCTGAGGAAGAAGAACTCGAAACTGAGGAAGAAAGTAAGGACTCGGATGGGAGCATTGAAGTGAGGAAGACAAAGAAGAAAGGAAGCTCAGAGAAACAG TCAGCCGCTGCTCTTTGTATCTGTGTGGGAAGCTTCAGTGACCCTGAGGATCTGCCTGGTCTGGCCCACTTCCTTGAGCACA tgGTGTTCATGGGCAGTGAGAAGTATCCAGCTGAGAATGGTTTTGATGCATTTCTGAAGAAACATGGGGGCAGTGACAATGCTTCCACGGACTGTGAGAGGACCATCTTCCAGTTTGATGTTCAGAGGAAGTATTTCAGAGAGGCACTGGATAG GTGGGCACAGTTCTTCATCTGTCCTCTGATGATAGAGGACGCCATTGAAAGGGAGGTGGAAGCAGTTGACAGTG AATATCAGTTGGCCAGGCCATCAGACTCTCATCGCAAAGAAATGCTGTTTGGAAGCCTAGCAAAGCCCAACCATCCGATGAGTAAATTCTGCTGGG GGAATGCCCAAACTCTGAAGCATGAACCGAAGTTGAAGAAGATAAACACTTATGTGCGTCTCCGGGAATTCTGGAGGAGATACTACGCTGCCCATTACATGACCCTCACCATACAGTCCAGAG AAACGCTGGACACTTTAGAGGAATGGGTGAGGGAGATATTCATCAAAGTCCCCAACAA TGGTCAACCTCGTCCTGATTTTTCCAACCTTCAGGACCCGTTTGATACACCAGATTTCAACAAGCTTTACAGAG TGGTTCCTGTGAGAAAAATCCACGCTCTGACTATCAGCTGGGCTTTACCTCCTCAGGGCAAGCATTACAG AGTGAAGCCTTTGCACTACATATCCTGGCTGATTGGTCATGAGGGTGCTGGTAGTATACTCTCCATGCTCAGGAAGAG gtgttgGGCGCTGGCTCTGTTTGGAGGGAATAATGAGACAGGTTTTGACCAGAACACCACTTACTCAATCTTCAGCGTCTCCATTACCCTGACAGATGAAGGTTACCAGAACTTCTTCCAG GTAGTCCACTTGGTGTTCCAGTACCTGAAGATGCTACAGAAGCTCGGACCCCAGCAGAG GATTTATCAAGAAATCCAAAAGATCGAAGCAAATGAGTTTCACTATCAAGAACAG ACAGATCCAATTGAGTTTGTGGAGAATATTTGTGAGAACATGCAGCTTTTTCCCAAAGAGGACTTCTTGTGTGGAGACCAGCTCATGTTTGAATACAACCCAGAG GTGATTTCCCGTGCATTAGCACTGCTGACTCCTGAGAGGGCGAACCTACTGCTGCTTTCTCCAGAGCACGAGGGCCACTGCATGCTCAAGGAGAAATGGTTTGGCACTCAGTACAATGTGGAAG ATATTCCTCAGGAATGGAGTGATCTGTGGGCTGGAGATTTCCCTCTGAACCCTGACCTTCTTCTCCCAGCAGAGAACAAGTTCATAG CTACAGATTTCACCTTGAAAACATCAGACTGCCCCGACACAGAGTTCCCTGTGAAAATTATGGATGACAGCAGAGGGCGACTGTGGTTCAAAAAGGACAAGAAGTTCAAAATACCAAAAG CATACATCCGCTTCAACATGCTGACACCCCTTATACAGGAATCTCCTGAGAA CCTGGTACTTTTTGACATCTTTGTGAACATCCTGGCCCACAACCTGGCTGAGCCAGCTTACGACGCAGATGTGGCCCAGTTAGAGTACAAGTTGGTCCCCGGTGATCACGGTCTGGTCATACGGCTCAAGGGCTTCAACCATAAACTGCCT TTGCTACTGAACCTGATTGTGGACCACTTGGCAGATTTCACTGCAGCTCCTGACGTATTCAGCATGTTTACTGAGCAGCTAAAGAAGACATACTTCAACATCCTTATCAAGCCAGAGAGACTTGGAAA AGATGTGCGTCTGCAGATCCTGGAGCATTGTCGCTGGTCAGTCATTCAGAAGTACCAGGCCATCATGAAGAACCTCACCATGGATGATCTAATGCAGTTTGTCACCAAATTCAAGGCTGAGATGTATGTGGAAGGGCTTGTGCAGGGGAACTTCACGAGTGCT GAATCCAAAGAGTTCCTGCAGTACTTTGTTGA gaGGCTCCAGTTCCAGCCTCTCAAAGCTGAGCCTCCAGTTCTCTTCCGAGTTGTGGAACTCCCACAGAAGCATCACCTGTGTAAGGTCCAGTCCCTCAACAAAAGTGACGCCAACTCTGAGGTCACTGTGTATTATCAG GCTGGGCTCAAGAACCTCAGAGAGCATACGATGATGGAGCTGCTAGTG ATGCACATGGAGGAACCCTGCTTTGATTTCCTACGGACCAAAGAAACTCTAGG ATATCAGGTGTACCCCACCTGCAGAAACACCTCCGGTGTCCTTGGCTTCTCAGTTACTGTAGAGACTCAGGCAACCAAGTTCAG CACTGATTTTGTGGAGAATAAAATTGAAGAGTTCTTGGTCAACTTTGGAGAAAAGCTGACCAATCTGACGGACGAAGCGTTTCAGACACAGGTCACTGCTCTGATCAAGTTGAAAGAGTGTGAGGACACACACCTCGGCGAGGAGGTGGACAGGAACTGGTTTGAGGTCGTCACCCAGCAGTATGTGTTTGACCGACTTGGTAAAGAG ATAGAAGCTCTGAAGCAGATGACCAAAGCACAGCTGGTGTCTTGGTTCATGCAACACAGAGGTGCAGAGAGCAGGAAGCTCAGCGTACAT GTTGTTGGCTTtgggaaagaggagaaagagcagCATGGAGATGACCAGACCTGTCTTGATCCAGCAGAGAAAACCGAGGACAGCACAGCCAAGTCTTCCTCATATGGAGAGGTGTCCAAGCTCACCTTCCTGCCACACTCAGTATCACTCACCAGAGCCAACGTGATCACCAACATCCGTGCTTTCACCTCCTCTTTGACACTTCACCCTTACCACAAGATCCTCAGCTAG